A window of Toxotes jaculatrix isolate fToxJac2 chromosome 11, fToxJac2.pri, whole genome shotgun sequence genomic DNA:
ttgggttcttcACTGTTGTTCTGGTTAAACaaacaattttctgacatttttttggaaaaataatattatttgtTTAATCGAGAAAGCAAATGAGAGATTGATCACTCAAAAATAATCCCTTTCAATATCATACGAGTGAATTGCTTTTAAATATTACATGCATTTGAAAAATCCTCATTCTCTGGAAATGTACCATTAAATTCAAAGTCGGTTCTGCTTTCATTATCATGCAATGAAGTTCAGAAATTGTTCTCCAGCGATCTACCTGTACTCCTACGCTTGTAGAATATGAGGGCAGAATCTCTTTTAGCTGGCAATATTTACCCTCCAAAGTACTTAGatcagtaaaaacaaatctttCTATTCTGAACCCAGCCATAAAACACAACACCTATTATTCTATTTGTGGGCAACCAGATAGAGAGGAAAAATGCAGCCTGGTATTTGGTGTGGGTCAGACGTGGAGTGTAGGAATGTGGGGAGCTGATGGTAGTTTAGCTTCTCTAATGTTCGTTCTGTGTCTACAGAGATGCTTCCagtggagcacacacacattctctacTCAGCATGCCTCAAAACCTTCTGGACATTGAGGCCACAGCCAAACATGCGACTAAGACAAATAGTGAAGAGGTAAAGACCACTGTACACAAAAAATACCTAATGTATGATTTTGCTCTTTTCTCTATCACAGAAACAATAAGCTTAggtcactgtgtggcatttaaGATGTGCAGAGCAGCAACCAAATCGGTGCCATCTCAGGAGAAAGATTGGCAGCTTCCTGAAGGTCTGCTGAAGCATGCTGGTCCAGACAGTCAGACAAACAGAGGCGTACCAGAGGCTTGGCCATGCGTGACGTGCCACGCTCCCCGGGCTCCTCCTAAACTTTTTGAAGCAAAGGGTAAAGACTGAAGAGCGGCTGACAGATGCTGCCGTGGACAACTGAAAGACCATCAAATGTGTCGCAGCCAGAGCAAAATGTCACTCAACACGTCCACCTCACAGCTCATAGGTAGTGAGTCTAGGGCAACCGAGGACATGGAGCATACAGCTTTTTTAAACCATTACCTCACCGTACTCCCAAATGTCATACACAGATACCACAGTGTTTAACTCTGTCGCCACAAAATCACTGCACTCTGTCGTTCTTTTGAAAACATCATCTATTCTTTTGACATTACAACCTGTTATTGTTCCACACATGGGGCAACAAATTCAACCATAGCTCATGTTTTTTTGGATGTGtcacccgctctctctctctcttgctctgctCCCTTTGCATGTTTTgacatgtttgatttttctgtGTCCACGTACATAATCTCACCTTGCAGCTCGAGccaagataaaacaaaaatgtcaattaTGATGTCTGAGCagccacaaacagcagcacaatttGAGACCGCAGAAAGGTCATGCACAGATAATTACCGGTACAGACACGCTCGCACCGCTTAAAAACGGTGGCAAAAACATACTCACTGTCCATGAAGCCTGAAAAATCTTACTATTGCAAGACAAGTACGTTTGCTGGTGCTGTGAGGCGGCCTAATGTGCATTCCTCTTGGCTTGCCAGTGTAAAGTCTATTgagtttcaggtgattaaaaAGTGTTGGCATATGGCATTAAGATATTGAAAGACTGATCTTAGTTAGTCTGGTTAGTCTGAGAGTTGGTGCTAATGTTAAAAATAGGGGCTTCCTGGCCACGTAGAGGCCTAAGAGGTGAAACTAATTGCAAGGTCTCTGATCTAAATCAGGCTCTGGGCCTTTGTTTGTCATTCTTCCTCTTTCATGTCTAATTTCCAGTGAACCCTCTATGCACTTCaatcacacaaagacacacatgccCAAACAAGAAACAGGTCATTTTAGGATCAGTGGAAGATCAATTTTAGGtataaagttttaaaaacacaacagtaccACTAGAGCATAGTTTAAAAGGTTGTGACCATTAAAAAGGGGTTGTCAACTGTAATTGTAAGATAAATAAATTCTGGTTCAGAtattctgtttcctgtttatggGAGGTAATTGGCTGACTTGTCTGTTCCTGGCAACATCCTGTTGAACTGAAGAGGTAATTAAAAGGCAAAGCAAGTTATGCTGGGGGAAGATACACACTATCCAAATGGCTTTTTCACAACTTGGTAAAATGTTGCTCTTACAAATGACTTAGTACTGATCTATAAAGCATTACTAAACACCCTTTTAAGCAGTAATAAGGTGATTAGTAACATCTTTAAAGCttcttataaaaaaaactaactggTATCAATATGCatgccatgttttcttttctttttttcataacaAACATCAGCCTAGTCAGATTCAGTATTGAGAAATCTAATTCCCTGCAGGAAAACAATAGAGAATGGACCCTGCTTCCAGTCACTGCACGTCGGGCTCAGGATACAATCGGCTCACAGTGGATGGAGAGAAGAATAGTTTAAAAGATCACCGGGCCACATAGCACCACTGTggggcagctgctgcagctgtgtccGCAGGCGTCATCGGCCTGAAACTCTATCCATCCTGCTCGCCCTGCCCACATCCCGTGGGTAAAGATTCTGCCTCGCCGCTGTGAACCGGacgaaaagggggaaaaaaggcatgCCCTAATGTCTGAAATATTCATCCTACTTCAAATACAACGCCGTATACCTCTGCACAAAGGCACTCAAAGATAAACAATGAGATGTTAAGTGGTTTTGGACGCGTGGACACGCCATTTAACAAGAAACCGCTATTTAACATTTAAGACTGACTAAATGATTCGAAAAGGGCATTTGACAAAGACTGAGCGTCCGACTTCACAAGTTAAAACTTGTAGATTACTTTTCTCTCGTACCGTTACAACAACAGAGACTGAATCCGACTGATGCGCTTCGCGTTTCCAAACAACTGGGCAGTTGCATGGCAATGCGCAGCGATGAGAAACTAACAAAGCCATAAATAATATCGGGCACTCACTTGTCCAGGACAAAATAGAGGTCGAAGGCGCCCTGACAggacctctcctcctcctcctcctgttgctCCCCTTTCACCGAGACATCGAGAAAGAAAATTCCCAGCAAAGCCAAAGCGAGGAACACGCGAGTCTGTGTCCTCGCCATCTTTCCCGGTTACTGTTAACTGCTCCAAAACACCGTGGCAGCTAAAGAtcttcacattttctctctgtcgcctgtctctgaatcgtgtgtatATCGTTTCGCGTCTCGGTGTTCTTAGGTTGAGTGCAATCAGCCCACAGGAGTCTTGTTCAGTTTAAGCCGGGCTCTCTCCAAGCCTTTCTCTttcagctgaggaaaaaaaaaatgcaggaggGCAGGATGGAAGAGAGGAGCGACACCCGAGGAGAGATACAAAACTCCActtttccactgaaaaaaaaaaatccttccccACAAATCATGAGAAGTATTGAGCTGATGTATCCACTGTATGTGGTGGGATATCCCAGAATAACAAGATACAGACTGTTTggggatggagggggggggggggggggatcaggAGTGACTCAAGAGTgactgagtctttttttttttttttaattaatcttcTGAAACACTAGAAGGTTATGAATCACACACGTTACATAAATTTCATTCAATTTAAGTTCAAGTCCTTTGATGCAAAGTTTCTCCtctatatttttgcttttatagttcttgaaatgatttaaaaaattcaaatcaaacagaCCGGTTTCGCATGGTTAAGGatttaaaatcatatttaacaAAACCGTCCTTTCGTACCTTGTTTTGAATATTTATGTGCCTCGGAATTTGCAGTCTGTtttcaagaagaaaaaaaaagtgctatcCACACAGTCTCAGGCATTTCGCCcccaaatgaaaaacacaggaacTGCAAAGACAAGCGCAATTTAGTTATGGGCCTAGTGCAAATGGACCCATGAACCGATGTGATGTTGAAAGGTTTTCAAACTGTTCCTGTGATTGTTATTAAAACTCGAGGAAATGCTATCTAACGTCAAATAACGTACTGTTCAGCCTATAGTGTGGACTAATTATGGGCTACTTTAACCAGACGGTTAGAGTGCGCCCGAGGACTCCCCATCCAAGGCTTTTATGTGCTTCCGCTCTCTCATTATAGAAAGTTGGCTCGATAACCACCAGGACATTTACCCAAACCAAAGCTTTGATGCAGAATAATCCATTAAATGCTCATTAGACAGAAACATTTAGTTTATGAATAATGCATTTGCCCGGTGGCAAACCCAGACCACCCTGCATCATGTCATGCAAAAGTGGCCAATATTACAATTTCCCATTGCCCACATTAGCCAGGACAATTTCCACCCCTTGTGTAAGTCTCGTGTAGCTGGACTTATTGTTCCCAGAAACGTGACCAAAAATCTTTCAATCCCACATAGCGTGTACAGACTGAAGTGCAGTCGGTCTATTGCGCAAAGTGCAATCAGTGGAGTGACTTTCATTTAAAACCATAATAAGATGTCAGAATAGCTCCAGGAACACATTATAatgattttctgtatttttatctGACGAAGTGCAGGCTGGCAAAGGCCTGCGTGAGGTCTACTGCCCCAGGTTGTGTTCCTCTAAGCTCCTGATTTCAGGACGTTTAAGGCCCACGACCTCAAATTGTACAATTACGCGACAGAGACGTTTATGTTTAAAACCTTAAAACATGTCCACATCAGCCAGCTGCGCCTATGCTCTGCTGtattaataataacataaaagaCACCGCAATATCCATTACTGGCCAAATTATCACTGTTCTCTTCATACTAACGCCCATATCTCTCTTCTCCAAGGAAAGGACTGTAAATCAGACAAGAGAGAATTTGCCAAGGGACTAAATtcgaggcgtgtgtgtgtgtgtatgtgtgcgcgcgtgtttgtgtgtgcgtgaccGCGCACGTGTTTATACCAATGCGCCACGCTTCAGTGAGCTCTCTGAAGGGGATAAGTGggagtgggagaggagagggacgACAGTACGCAGGAAGATCCAGTCGGATAAGTAACTCGTCACCAAGAAACGAGAGGGCATCGTTACCGAGGTCCACTGCACCAGCTGCAACTTGCTGCCACACGGCACAAACATCCCCCTTCCATGTCCAGCGGGTGAGTCCTTTTGCAACACTATTAATGCACTTCTGCTCCGTTTCCTTCACGGACATGCACGATTTTTCTCTCAAATGTCGTTATTTTTAATAGGGAACCTGGGATTTTCATTTTGGCACAGGATCATTCTGCCGCGTTTGGctgtcaacgttttttttttttttttaaataaaagcccAAAGATGCGATACTTTTTATTGACCAGAGAGGTCAAAATCAATAGTCACGTAATCTGCGTGCGTTAATGTTGTTCATAaattaggaaaagaaaaacgTATTGAACTTATCCTGCGCGCAAAGGAGGCAGTTGGGTTCCACGGCAGATGGGGAGACAAAAGGAGAAACCGACTGAAAAACTGAGACAAAGGACGTTAGAAATCATTTTGGCTCGACACCGGCTGCGCCTTCTTCACAGTTGGGACGCTTCATTTttagcaggaaaaaaataatctaaaataCTGTTGCtcaaaatacatatttttcattatttcatgcAAGACAATTGAGCGTGGGTGAAGAGCATCTGAATCCAAATTGGCTTACGGCATGTCAGACCACTAAAACACtatgttttatttcacataGGCCTATTGTTAGCTCTATATTGTTtgactaaaaaaacaaatttacaaacGTATATTAGGTGTTACAGTTCTCATGATTTTACTCTAATTATGTTAAAGTTAGGCCTcgtgattttaaaataataataacaataataattctAAACCATTTTAAACCTGTATTGTTTACCTTTTCTTTGATTGGCCTAATAACAACCCTTTTATCTTCTTACAGTTTAACGATGGATCACTCTTTCCTGCCTCGGTCCATCTGGACCGGTGACAGTAAATTCCTCCAGCATCCAGCAGATCTCTACAGCAGCGTGATAGTTACGCGCAGCATCCCTGCGGGCACGTGCTTTGGTCCATGTGTGCTCCAAAACACTTTTTACGACACCATCGCCTTCATAGCGCAGAAATCCTGCGACAAGAGAGCTAAATCCTACGTGTTCAGGGTGAGTTGGACGGGTTTGAGGTCAGCTGTCAAGAAACAAGGACATCTGAACTTTATTGGCGTCTTCAAACAGCTTTGGTTGTTATTAAAGTCAGTGTGAGCCAGAAGCCTGGTGATTTCATGACCATTGTTTTTGGACTCTAGatctgtttgttcattttaatttggaCTGAATTTACACGTTTATTTACCTTCCTTATTTTGTGACTATATTTTATGTTGCACATTAAGCTTTCATCTTGTGTATTAAAAGAAAGGGACTAACGTAAAAACGAGGATTAAATAAACTCCTGCCAACAGGTGGACCCCGAGGCCATGCGTAATTCTGCGCTGGTGCTGTCCTGGCTGCGGCTCGTGCAGGCTGCGCGCAATGGAGAGGAGCAGAACactgaggcctttctgaaagcGGGTCAGCTCTATGTGCGGACCACCCGGGACATCAGGCAGGAAGAGGAGCTGCTGGTGTGGTACGACCAGGAGCTGTCTCACCTACTGGGGTTCACAGACATGACCAGAGGATCAAGTGAAGGTAAGGAGGCTGCTCTGTAATTGCGAATGCAAGGTCAGGACACTGGGCTTCTGTGCCTTGCTATAAAGGACACGACAGCTTTAATTATGAATCATGAATAATCACattctgttatttttgtctcttgtaGAATTCAAATGTGGCAGATGTAACCAGCTCTTCAAGAATGAATATCCTTTCTTGGCCCACTGCCGATTCCTGTGTACTCAAGTAAAGAGTGACACCTGGAGCCGGGAGGTTTACGGGCACAAGCACGTGGAAATTAAGAGGCAACACCGTGTGACAGATTTCCACAACATCGCCAGAGATTTGGAACACAAAAAATCTAGCAGCAACGAGGACGCAGAGATTTCCCCCAAGAGAAGGAAATACGAGGAGAATCTTTATCCCAAAGTGCGGAAAACAGTTCTGTTAGAAAAAACGAATATTTCAAATGATGATAATATTACACAGCTGATTAAGGTTCACGACCAGACAGGAGATGCATCTTCCTCTGCGGAAAAGCTGAAAGCCGATAAGGTCAAACCGGATCATTTGGGATGTAAGAATGATGCTTTTGCTGAAGTGGGAGAAGCCAAAGAGACTTTTACGCACGACAGAGAGATGGACGCACGGTCGGCAACAGGAGAGAGCTCAAGTGTGCActcaagcagcagcagtgcattTTCTCTGGTCCTGAGCAACAGTCAGGGCGAGCAGAAAAGCGCTTTCTGTAAACCGAGTAAAAGAACTTCTCCTATTGACCCCCAGGCGCATCTCAGCAGCGCTACAACAGCCCCCTCTAGTCGCCTAGAGGAGATGACTGATGCCTTTACCTCCAGGACTGTTATGGGATACAACACTCCAATGGCATCCAACCTCCTGAGCGGTGACTTACAGACTGTAGCCTCCCCGGTTGCATTAAACAACGCTTTCCCTTACGCACCGGAGCATTGGTCCAGGAACATTGGCGCTCAGTTGCAGACCACATCTTCCCTCACGATCCTCCCGCCGACTTTCACCTCATTCGGCGTCTCGGTGCAGAACTGGTGCGCCAAATGCAACCTGTCCTTTCGCATGACCTCCGACCTCGTCTTCCACATGCGCTCTCATCACAAGAAGGAGTTCGCTGCCGAGTCTCaggtgagaaggaggagggaggagaaactCACCTGCCCTATCTGTCACGAATACTTCCGAGAGAGGCACCACCTGTCCAGGCACATGACTTCTCATAACTGAGACgaaaatggacaaaaaacactgtatttatttCCTAACTGatatttaacatgtttataCTCCAGATTAGGTGTATAACAGGGAATGTAggtaaatgtaaagaaaatagCGAGACGGACAGACATGCCCGTCCACTAGATGACGATAGAGGTCTGTGTGAGCTGATCTCGCTGCAGTTCTGTTGTTTGTGCTCTTTTAGCCCCTGTATGTTAGGTTGATGATTATTTTGTGCCTTATGGAACCaagaagggaagaaagagaaagagatctCGAGGACAGCTCATGATTGTCATAAATATCTCGACGCAGTTCTCTTTATTTATcagcttttctttgctctgaCTTGTACAGAACCTGTGGActgagtgtgtttgcacattcGCTTTGAAATCTAAAGTGATGAAAATCAAGCAGACGTGTCCAGTATTTTATTCCACCGTCGTGTTGGTTCAGATCAGAAAGGGCGTCAGTTCTATGTCTGGTCCAGTAGGCGGCGACTGAGACCAAcgtttctcttcttttttgttctccTCTGTAAATTATTCAATATAATGTGTATCAGACATATTTGCTTTGTGATTAGACTGAATGATACCAGGATTGTGTAATttatagaaagaaagaatagaGCAGTGGGAGGTCCTcacaacatgagacaaaaattaGAATGCACATCAATACAATATCAATGTGTGGTTTGAGATGTTTCACCCAACATGTCAGcatgctatttaaaaaaaaaaaaaaaaaaaaggagctcaCATAGGAAAACAATCAGAGGCTGATTTCCCAGCTGCTACTCAAAAATGAAACCAAGTCCTAGTTTAAACACTTTCATGGTTGTTGTTCATCTCCAGATCTGGATGGAGTCCACATAACCCCACTGCTTtgaatttgtgatttttatgtttctccGCCAGTAGTGAGCAGCTTACAGTACATCCCATTTGGGTCAATCTCCGGACAGATGGACTTAAATAGCCCTCTCTGTTGCAGGTAAATGAGGCGGGAAGAAGGCATGAGGTTCATGGGAAAGTCAAGCCTCGACCCTGTTCGGTCACACTGTAACGTAAGCAGGGGACGGAAAACCACCCACACTACTGTTATCTACTCTGATTTGAGTGAAAGAGTTTATGCTCCCACTATGTGCGTACCACAAACTGATTAGACTATCAACAGGTGCCTTTGGGGAATTTATAAATACTTTTCTGAGAAATTTAACAGATTTCTTTCTTGGCTGTTTTGCTCGAGATGATGATCGGTTGGAGAACATTACTCATATGTTTTATAACTGGGACCCAAACCTGCACCAGACAtgaaaactgcacacacacacacaaagtggcCTACAAAAACTGGCTACAAGAACAAATTCACTGCAGCATGTTCATAATCTTTCAATGAGTTTCTTAAAACCTCATTTATTTTCCGGCATCCAGAATAATATTTGTTGAAAGACTAAAATGAACTTCTTGGCCAAATAAAAGTTCTAAAATTTATTTGGAAACTGGttaaagtagatttttttttttttgctctcttaAGGAAAAATaagatatttaaataaaaatacccAGTGGCCAACATGATTAAATGGATGATTAAGAGGCACAGTGTCACTTTATTAAAACTATGTCCTAATGAAGAGAGCCATTAGTTCTCTGAGCTCAGTAACCATGTGAGGAAAGAGCCAATTCAGCCCAGACACAGAAAATCCTCTGTTGTCTAATAATGGCTGTATTGCTCTCCTTTAATTGAACAGTCAtcatgtggaaaaacaaatattGTTCTTGGTTCCCCAACTTGCCTCATTTTGGCTTTTGGGCACATTGGGTTCTGTACACGAGCCTAGACTACTGTGGTTTTCTCGGCTGGAATTGACCATTGTAAGTACTCTCCTGTGACTGTGATTGCGGTTGACATGGGGTTCACTTTGTAATAGCAGACTGTGGCTCCGGCCTGTAAAAAGGGATCAGTcaggaaatgaggggaaaaaaagagagagaatctgGATGTGTACATTACAATTGGGTTAGCCTACTTTAAAGCTTAAACATCTATTAATGTAAACATGATTTATAATAACCTTAATTACAGTCATCATCATGATTTAAAAGGAGGTTAGACCCAATGAAGGgtacatttgttaaaaaaaaaaaaaaaagtttctagCTGCAGAACATTTCCACTTGTTCAAAATGGAGAAAACGGAATCATGCATTTGGTATTTCAgacatctctctctcatctgtctcGCTCCGTCATCCTCAGATATGGATTAAAGATAATCTTTGTAGGATTGTGATACTGCTTAtcacaaaacagcagcacactTTGCCAGTGAAAACTCAGCTGCAGGCCACACTGTCTCTTATACTCTTCCTTTTGCAAAACATCCATTTAATTCAACTATTGTGACAACAAGTGGTAAAACAGTGTTTATCACACAGATTTTTATTACCTAACTAAAATGATAGGATTTAGTTTGTTGATATTATACTTACTGatttaataaacaataaacctCCACCCACCCCCAACCTTTTCACATTGTATTTTCttacaacactgaaacaaataGGATTTAATGTATTCATAAGAAGAGACACCAAATCATTCATGTCTGGAACAGGAAGTTGGTTTTATAAGTCACATACTTAGGTAAATGGAGATCACCAGTGCGACTTCAGTGTAAATACATCTGGATCTTGAATATCCACATTTTGGTGAATTAGTGGATATTGGATATTGGTGAATTGTGTTCATAAAgagctgttttcactttgttgttaAAGGGTTGATCTGTGTCAAAAGCCAAATTAAATCTCCCAACTTAAACCTCTTTTATTCGTTGCTACCACTAACACTTGAATGCTTTCAATACTTTATATAGTCTCTGTAGATCTAATGGATAAAACAATGCAGAAGGCAAGGCTGGGAGgatttgttttcagagatgacaacagctgactgactgttccttttttttagcTCTCCACGCACAATTGCATGTACCCAAACCAGAGGACGTCTAACATTATTCTCAACTGCAATAAACTATACAAGGGCTCAGTCTTTTGTTCCTTTCCCCCCTCAGTGGTTTTTGTCTCTATGTCCGAGACAAAAATTACTGTCCAGTCTTAGCAAACTTCAAAGCATTCTGTTGTTGCAAACAGATGTGGTTCTCTGTGCCAGCTTTTTCAGGCTCAAGGCAAAACAGCCACAGAGTAATGGGTTAATAATCAAAATGTTccctctgtcatttcactgtcagtttgaCACAGTTTAGGCACCACATGAATGACCTTCTTCCTCCAGAGATTCAAAGCAACTAGCAGTTGTGTTAAAGGGGTTGAGATCatcaatctgtttttttttttctaaagtctATATAAGAACATCCTGCACTTGGAAATGTTCTGCTTTTGAATCTGGGTGGGGGGCGGATGGTAGAAAAGGGGGACGTGCATCATGTTTTGAAGTTCAAGTGGTTGACGTCCTAATAGGTGCGTGCCTGCTTCCTCCATCAACCATTAATGCATGGCAACCGCATCAGTCACATTACTTGCTGGACAGCAGACGTCTGAGCCTTTGGTGTGGGGTAATAATGGGTTCAAGGGGCTGCAGGGGAATGTTGGCTATCTCTGAGTGGAACCTTCCTGCTTTTGTATGAAGTTATTTTGGAACAGTGGTGCCCTTTTAggtttgttttcacaaaaaaaaaaaaaaaaaaaaaaaaaagcccgccctcaccccaccccacaGTTTGACTAAACTGGgtgaaacaaaaatattccAACAAGATCATTggattaaattacttttttttaatgctaacTTACAGAAGGCTACCTTTTCATAATTTAAAcaatacacatgtacaaaacaCCATCTGATCTAAAATATAACAATACATAACCTAGTAACCatgacaaattatttttaaccatgtttcacattcaaaatagaaaaatatttctGGTTTCATTATAACATTCTTGAAGGAGTGGTGGGTGTAAATGAATTCCAGATGTTCTCTACAATTCATTGGATACTTCCTTTTAAAGATATACAGAGCAAGAATGTACAATAACCTCCCTGTCTTGCAAACAAATTAACGTTGCTTGTATGTACACTGTGGCGTGTGATTAGCTTCAAAGTAAGAACAGCTGGACACAGTATGTAAAAATGCAGAACCGTTTCATAATCTCTC
This region includes:
- the prdm8 gene encoding PR domain zinc finger protein 8, with the protein product MSSGLTMDHSFLPRSIWTGDSKFLQHPADLYSSVIVTRSIPAGTCFGPCVLQNTFYDTIAFIAQKSCDKRAKSYVFRVDPEAMRNSALVLSWLRLVQAARNGEEQNTEAFLKAGQLYVRTTRDIRQEEELLVWYDQELSHLLGFTDMTRGSSEEFKCGRCNQLFKNEYPFLAHCRFLCTQVKSDTWSREVYGHKHVEIKRQHRVTDFHNIARDLEHKKSSSNEDAEISPKRRKYEENLYPKVRKTVLLEKTNISNDDNITQLIKVHDQTGDASSSAEKLKADKVKPDHLGCKNDAFAEVGEAKETFTHDREMDARSATGESSSVHSSSSSAFSLVLSNSQGEQKSAFCKPSKRTSPIDPQAHLSSATTAPSSRLEEMTDAFTSRTVMGYNTPMASNLLSGDLQTVASPVALNNAFPYAPEHWSRNIGAQLQTTSSLTILPPTFTSFGVSVQNWCAKCNLSFRMTSDLVFHMRSHHKKEFAAESQVRRRREEKLTCPICHEYFRERHHLSRHMTSHN